The region AATCCTCCAGTTTTTTTTCGGCATAGCGGATGGCGGTGATATCGCGCCCGACGGTCAGGATCGACGTCAACTTACCGCTTTGATCGAACTCCGGCACACAGCGGATATGGTGAATCACCCGGTGGCGCGTCTCCGTCGCGCCGATGTCCTCCTCCAGTTCGCCTTCGACGCTGCTTTCCGTGTCCACGACCATCTGCACCAGTTGCAGAATGCGCTGGGCGCAACGGGCGTTCGGCAGCAAATCGGTCAGCCGCCGCCCGCGCAGTTGCTCAGCGGTAAAACGCAGATGGGCCAGTGTAGCGGGGTTGGCGTACTGGCAGTTGAGCTGCGGATCAAAACGCGTAATCAGATCCGGCGTATTCTCCACCAGCGCCCGGAACTCCTGCTCGCGGGCGTAGGCCAGTTGTTCGATATGCTTGCGTTCACGAATATCCCTTACTACGCACATACTGTACTTTCGTCCTTTATGTAGAAAATGATTCACGCTGACTTCGACCGGCAGCACCATGCCAAAGCGGGTTTTATGCCGGGTTTCAAACGTCAGCCCGCGCTTCCAGCAGCGGGGATCGCTCCAATGGCGGTTCGTCTCTTCCCTTGTACAACCAAGGTCAATGTCCTGTATCCGCAGACGACGAAACTCGCGGCGACTGTAGCCCAGCATGCGACAGGCTTCATCATTGGCGTAACAAAACTGCTCCATATCGTTGACAATATAAATGGCATCTTTGATACGACTAAAGGCGAAGTCCACCAGTTCAAGCGGCGGTACGTCATCCGGGTGGTGGGGTTGTGGGGGAATCGGGGTATATAGCATTGCCATCTCCTTGCTATCGCTAAGCCTGTCGGCCCCCGAAAGCCGGGCGCCGACAGCAGAAAGGAAAGCCGCAGAAATCGCCTCCGGGAAAGGTGGCCTGCGACCCTGTTAGGCTGCTCTCCGCCACGACGCGCGGCGCCAGCGGCACACAGCCTGATACTGACTGACAGGTTCCTTCACCTCCCCTGATTAAGGGAAGGTGCCCTCCCGAGGCATGGCAATATAAGCGAGCCCCCGTGCCGGGCTGCCGCACGGGGGAGTCAACTTATGCATCAACGGCCTGGCGAAGATATCCCCTGGCGCGGGAAAGACGCGATCGTACAGTGCCAATAGGAATGTTGAGCTGCTCGGCGATATCCTGGTAGCTGACATCAGCATCCAGCAGCATCATCAACATCTTACGCGTTTCCTCCGGCAGGTGCGCACTGGCCGTCAGCGCGCGGTTCAGCAAATGATCGCACTCCGTAATGCGGCTGGGATCGATATCCGTCGACAGCATTTCCGCCACGTCCAACGTATCGTCGCTGATATCGACGGTACGATAACGCGCCTGTTTGAAGTGGTTTCGCACCAGATTCAGGGCAATGCCGAATACCCAGGTTTCCGGGCGCGAAGCGCCGGCGAACTTTTCGCGGTTTTTCAGCACTTCCAGATAGGTCATCTGCTGTAAATCTTCCACATCCTCACGGTTCGATACGCGCTTGCGAATGAAGTTTTGCAGTCGTTTGCCATGCAGGCGAAAAACCTGCTCCCAGTCCACGGTATTGGTAGGGGTATGAATCTGACACGCATCCATTTGTTTCAGTGCAATCGCTTCCATTTCATTAACTCTCCATCGTTATGCCCCAATTGGCGCATCTGGGAGAGCAAAGCGCGTGCCAGCCAGAAAATATCAATTAACTATATGTTATATAACAATTTATTTTTTACCACCCTGAGTTTTTATGCCATTTTTTGCCAGTAAAATCCGGCCTGAATTGCAAGCTTTTGCAGAGCAGACCCGACGAATAATAATTAAGATAATAATAACCCAATGTTACTTATTATTGTTGACGTACGTCATTTGATGGGAACCTGCTTCCCGGTCCTGCCACATAACAACACACCGTTAAAGCAGAGGCTGCTTCAGGCAGGACAGGGCCATGATTTCACTCAACAACGTTTCTTCCATACTCAATACCAGCAGCACGTCCATCGCCAACGATATTGACGATCAGGAGCCGGTCAGCACGCCGGTCAAAACCAGCGAAGCCCGACCGTCGCTCGACAAAACGCTTCATGACGCAATGGAAGAAGTCGCGGCCAGCTTCGGTGAACAGGTCGAACGCAAAAGCAAGGCGCTGAACCGGCGGCAAATCAGCCAGCCGCAAAGCCGCATGCTGGCCAACATCGAACGCATCGAAAAACTGACCGAACTGTTCCACCTGCTGGAAAACCCGAAACACCCCACGCTGGATCAGCAGATCCGGCAGATGCAGGCGCTGCTGCGCCAGCCATCGCCGCCCTCGGTCGAGGCCATCATGCAGGCGGCGGGAGGCGACGCCGCGCGCAGCGATATCGTGCTGCGCCATGTGCTAAGCCAGGCGCAACAGCAACAGGACGCCTCACTCGCACAGTCGACCAGCCAGAGCCTGGCCCAGTTACATCAGGAAAAAGGGCCGGAAGTACGAGCGGGGTTGAACACCGCCGCCGCCATTTCCCTGTTCAGTACCGACCCGAACCAGAAACAGGCGCTGCGCGACCTCTACTACCAGCGCATTGTCCATCAACAGTCGCCCAGCGCTCTGCTCGACGCGCTGCTGGAGCGTTTTGACACCCAGCACTTCGCCGCCGGGCTGCGTACGCTGCAACGGGCGCTGGCGGCGGATATCGCCTCGCTGGCGCCGTCCATCTCGAAAAATGTGCTCAGCAAAATGCTCAGCAGCCTGAACGACTCGCGTCAGCTCAGCCATACGCTGTCGGCCAGCCAGTCTTTGCTCGCACGGCTGGCGTCGCGCATGCCGGAGTGCGCACTGGGTGCGGTGGATCTGACCCGGCGGCTGATCGGCCTGAGCGCCAACGGCGCCTACGCCCGCGACCTGCACAATCTGGGCCGCGAAGTCGCCGGGCAGGACGCCCAGCGTCAGCTGCTGTTTTTCAACGGCCTGCTGCCGCTGGTTAACGACCTGCCGCATCCGCTGTGGCGCGACGCCAAAAACCGGCTCACCGCCTTGCAGCTGATTCGTAGCCTGATCGGCGATTTCGCCCAGTACGAAAAGCAGCAGCAGGATGAAACCAAACCGATGAACGACCGATCTCGGAACAAGGGGTAACCGATGGCTGTGCTGATCGTCTGGCTTAACCGTTTTGCCATGAGCGCCATGCAGCGCTCCGAGGTGGTGGGTGCCGTCATCGTCATGGCGATCGTGTTCATGATGATCATCCCGCTGCCGACCGGCCTGATCGACGTACTGATTGCGTTCAACATCTGTATTTCATCACTGCTGATCGTGCTGGCGATGTACCTGCCCAAACCGCTGGCTTTCTCCACCTTCCCGGCGGTACTGCTGCTGACCACCATGTTCCGGCTGGCGCTGTCCATCTCCACCACCCGGCAGATTCTGCTGCAACAGGATGCGGGTCACGTGGTGGAGGCGTTCGGTAACTTCGTGGTAGGCGGCAATCTAGCGGTCGGCCTGGTGATCTTCATGATTCTGACGGTGGTGAACTTTCTGGTGATCACCAAAGGGTCGGAGCGCGTGGCGGAAGTGGCGGCGCGTTTCACCCTGGATGCCATGCCCGGCAAACAGATGTCCATCGACAGCGACCTGCGCGCCGGGTTGATCGACGCCCAGCAGGCCCGCCAGCGACGGGAAAACCTGGCCAAAGAGAGCCAGCTGTTCGGCGCGATGGACGGGGCGATGAAGTTCGTTAAAGGGGATGCCATCGCCAGCCTGGTGATCGTGTTCATCAACATGATTGGCGGCTTCGCCATCGGGGTGCTGCAAAACGGCATGGCCGCCGGCGACGCCATGCACATCTACTCGGTGCTGACCATCGGTGACGGCCTGATCGCCCAGATCCCGGCGCTGCTGATTTCGCTGACCGCCGGGATGATCATCACCCGTGTCTCCGCCGACGGCCAGAAAACGGACAACAATATTGGCCGTGAGATCGCCGAGCAACTGACCAGCCAGCCCAAGGCGTGGATCATCTCGTCGGTGGGCATGCTGGGGTTCGCGCTGCTGCCCGGTATGCCGACGCTGGTGTTTCTGCTAATCAGCCTGGCGTCGCTCGGTAGCGGGTTGTTCCAGCTGTGGCGCGTCAAACAGAGTGGTTTGCAGGATTCGCTGCTGGCGGATGACAGTATGCCCGCCGAACAGAACGGCTATCAGGACTTGCGGCGTTTCAACCCGACCCGCGCCTACCTGCTGCAGTTCCATACCGTGTGGCAAGGCGCCGCGGCGGCCGCGATGCTGGTCCAGGACATCCGTCGCCTGCGCAACCGTCTGGTGTATCACTTTGGCTTTACGCTGCCGTCGTTCGATATCGAGTTCACCCCCAACGTGCCGGAGGATGAGTTCCGCTTCTGCGTGTATGAAATCCCGCAACTGCGGGCCAGCTTCGGCGTGCCGTTGCTGGCGGTGCCGCGCGGACAACTGCCGGAAGCGATGCAGGACGACGCCATGATGCCCGGCCTGCCGGCCCGCGACGAACACCATCTGCTGTGGCTGACGCCGGAACACCCGCTATTGCAGCAGCCGGAGCTGAGCCCCTGGAGCCCGGACGCGCTGATCCTCAGTCGCATGGAGAATGCGATTCATCGCAGCGGCGCGCAGTTTATCGGCCTGCAGGAAACCAAATCGATCCTCGCCTGGCTGGAGGCCGAACAGCCGGAGCTGGCGCAGGAACTACAACGCATCATGCCGTTATCGCGCTTCGCCAGCGTACTGCAACGGCTGGCGTCGGAGCGGGTACCGCTACGCTCGGTGCGGCCGATTGCCGAAGCGCTGATCGAAATCGGTCAGCATGAACGCGACATCAACGCCCTTACCGACTACGTGCGGCTGGAGCTGAAAGCCCAGATTTGCCACCAGTACAGTCAGGACGACAGCCTCACCGTCTGGCTGCTGACGCCGGAAACCGAAGAGTTGCTGCGCGACGCATTGCGCCAGACGCAGAACGAAACCTTCTTCGCGCTGACCCAGGAATACGCCGCCACCCTGCTCGGTCAGTTGCGGCTCGCGTTCCCGCCGATGACGCCGCCGTCGGCGCTGATTCTGGTGGCGCAGGATCTGCGCAGTCCGCTGCGCATTCTATTGCAGGACGAATTCCATCATGTCCCGGTGCTGTCGTTCACCGAGCTGGAATCGCACCTGTCGATCAACGTGGCGGGCCGTATCGACCTGCAGGACCGGGTTGACCCCTTTAACGCATAGGATAACGCAAAATGTTTGAACTCCGTGTTCTGACCGGATTGCACCGTGGGGCCGCGCTGCCGTTAAGCGGAACCTCATGGCGCATCGGTTCCGCCGATGAGGCGGATATGGTGCTCTACGACCCCGGCATCCGCGAGCAGCATTGCCTGCTGGAAAAGCAACCCGACGGCTGGCTGATATCCGTGCTGGACGGCCCGGTCAGCGACAGCGAAGGCCACGCGGCGGCGCAATCGCTCTGGTTGCCGCCCGGCACGCCGTTCGCCGCCGGCGGCATCTGGCTGTGCGTGGTCAGCGCCGACACCCCCTGGCAGGATGAGGCGGAGGAAACGCCGCCGGATGACGACCTGGCCGCCGACGATACCGTAATCGGCGCCGACGTCACCCCGCCTGACGCCGCCACCGCCGCGGATACGCCCCCCGCGCCGCCGCCGGAACCGACGGTGACGCGCCGGGAAAAAGCGCGCCTGCCGCTGTGGGCCAAATTCAGCTACCTGCTGCTGGCGGTGCTGCTGTTCATGATCGTCGGCAGTTGGATGTTGCAGGAAACGGCGGCGATGCCGCCCGCACCGCCGCCGCAGGATAACCGTTTACCAATCGGCACCTTGCCGCAGTTGAACAGCACCCTGCAAACCATGCTTACCGACCGCGAACTGGAGCGGTTGATCTCGACCAGTCAGGAGAACGACCGCATCGTGCTGAGCGGCGCACTGCCGCCCGCGCAGCACACCCGGCTGGCGCGCATGCTGGCGCAGTTCCACCAGCGTTACGTCACCGCATTGCAGATTGAAAACCACACCACCGTGAAGAACGACCAACTGCCGTTCCAGATCGTGCAGGTCACCAGCGGCCCGAAAGCCAACGTGGTGACCTCGGACGGGCGACGCCTCTTCGTCGGCGACGAAGTGGACAACCTGCGGCTGGTGAGCATCAACGACAGCCAGATCGAATTTCGCGGCAAACAACAGATCAAGGTGAACTGGTGATGAACGCGCAGGACGCAATCGATACCCGCTATCCCCGGCTGAGCCGGTGGCTGCAACAGCAACAACGCCAGTTGGCGGCGTATTCGCCGGTGACGCGACAGGGGCAAATCATCGGCATCAGCGGCATTTTGCTGGAATCCAGCCTGCCGAACGCCCGCATCGGCGATCTGTGTCTGGTGGCGCGCGACGACAGCTCGCAGGTGCTGGCGGAAATTGTCGGCTTCAGCCCGGAAAACACCTTTCTGTCGGCGCTGGGCGCGCTGGACGGTATCGCGCAGGGTGCGGTGGTCACCCCGCTGTACCAGCCGCATTGCGTGCAGGTGTCCGACGCGCTGTTCGGCAGCGTACTGGACGGCTTCGGCCGTCCGCTGGAAGACGGCGGCCACAGCGCGTTTGTCGAGCCGGGCTCACTCAACGCCAATCCTATCCCGGTGATCGGCGACGCGCCGCCGGCCACCGAACGCCCGCGCATCGCCGACCCGCTACCCACCGGCATGCGCGCCATCGACGGCCTGCTGACGATCGGCTGCGGTCAGCGCGTCGGGGTATTCGCCGGCGCCGGCTGCGGCAAAACCACCCTGCTGGCGGAGCTGGCGCGCAACACCCCGTGCGACGCCATCGTCTTTGGGCTGATCGGCGAACGCGGCCGCGAACTGCGCGAATTCCTCGATCACGAACTGGACGAACAGTTGCGCAGCCGCACCGTGCTGGTCTGCTCCACCTCCGATCGCAGCAGCATGGAACGCGCCCGCGCCGCCTTTACCGCTACCGCCATCGCCGAAGCCTTCCGCGCGGCGGGCAAACAGGTGCTGCTGATTATCGACTCGCTGACCCGCTTTGCCCGCGCCCAGCGCGAAATCGGCCTGGCGTTGGGCGAGCCGCAGGGTCGCGGCGGGTTGCCGCCCTCGGTCTACACCCTGTTGCCCCGGCTGGTGGAACGCGCCGGGCAAACCCGTCAGGGCGCGATTACCGCGCTCTATTCGGTGCTGATCGAACAGGACTCGATGAACGACCCGGTGGCCGACGAAGTGCGATCGCTGATCGACGGCCACATTGTGCTGTCGCGCCGACTGGCCGAGCGCAACCACTACCCGGCGATCGACGTATTGATGAGCCTGAGCCGCACCATGAGCAACGTGGTGGAGCGGGAACACACCCGTCACGCCAACGCGGTGCGGCGGCTGATGGCGGCCTACAAGCAGGTGGAAATGCTGATCCGCCTTGGGGAATACCAGCCTGGGCACGACGCTTTTACCGATGCCGCCGTCAGCGCCAACGACGACATCAACCGCTTTCTGCAACAGGCGATGCGCGAGCCGCAGGGCTTTGACCACATTCAGTCGCAACTCGAAGAGGTGAGCCAGTATGCCAATCTCTAACGCCATGCAACCCGTCAGCGCGATGGAAGAAGAACAGCCGGACAGCAGCGCGCAGGAGCTAAACGCGGTGCTTAACCAGTTGCTGCCGATCCGTCGGCAACGCCTCAGCCGCGCCGAACGTCAGTTGCGCCAGGCCGAACAGACGCTCAGGCAAACTGAAGCGGCGCTGCGCACGCAACAGGCGCAACTGGAACAGCTGCGGGCCGACTGGCAGCAGCAGCGCACTATTTTCCTGCGCGAAGCGCTGGGGAAAACCCAGACGCTGGAGTCGCTGAAAAACCAGCTGGAGCAGGAGCAAAAGCATATTCGTCAGATTCAGGCGCAGGTGCTGCTGTGTACCGACTGGCAGCAACAGTATCTGAACCGGCAGCAGCAGGTCGGCCAGGCCCGGGAAGCGGCCCGGCTCTGCCAGAAAGCCGTTGAAAAACTGGAGTTTCTGTTAACCACCTATCAGGAGGCGATATGACCCCTCATCTGCCCGCAACACAAGATGTTTCCCTGCCTACCCTGCGCCCGTTGCCGCACGACCAGGAGCAGGAGTTCCCCGGCTACGGTTACGACGACGATGCCTTCTGGGAAGGCGAGCTGTCCGAGCCGGAAATGCAGTTCCCCGACGCCAGTTGGCTGCCGTTTGGTCCACCATTGGCGTTCAACTTCCCTCTGAGTCTGGACGCCTTCGCCGATGCCCCGACGCAGGCGGAACCGGTCACGCCGGCGTACTGGCCGGCGCTGGAATCGTCGCTGACCGACATGCCGCTGCTGCGCCGAGGGGAGCCGCTGTCGTTCAGCCTGCAACTGCCGCAACTGGGCAGCGTGGATGTGCGGATGGTGACGCTACCCGCCAGCGGCTGGGAAGTGTCGCTGCGCTTCGGCAAATCCGCCTACGAACAGTTGAAAAGCCAGCGCGACGCCTGCCGCCGTTCGCTGGCGGATACGCTACGCGCGCCGGTACGCCTGCAGTTTGAAAGCCGGGAGGACGAGGAATGATCCCGCTTGCCCGTACGCTGCGCCCGGTCAGTCAGGCGCGAGCCGCGCTCTCCCGCCAACTGGCGGCAGCGCACCGTTTTGCCTTTATGCTGGACGGCCAGCGCGGCGAACTGCGCCTGCAACTGGCCGACGACGCGCCGCCCGGCGGGCAGGAAAGTCGCTGGCGCTGCCATGCCGGTTCACTGTGGCTGGACGACAACGCCGCGCCGTTGCTATCGCTGCTTTCCGCCTGCCCGGCGATGGTGCCCGGCCCCGACGACCACGCTGAAGCGGCCGACTGGTACTGGACGCAGTATAACCACCATCTCAGCCCGGCGCTGCGCGAGCTGTTTGGCGAAATTCGGCCGGCGTCATCGCAACCGCCAGACAGTGAAGCGCATGGTGAGCTGACGTTGTGGCTGGAGGTCATCCGCGGCGATTTCCGGGTTCGCAGCCGGTTGCGGATCTCAGCCCATACCTTGCAGCGGTGGCACAGCCAGCCGGGGTGGTACGCGCCCCGCTACCCGCTGCCCGGCCACCTGGCGATGCGCGTGCCGTTGACGCTGGCAGACGTGACGTTGTCACACGAACAGTTGACGACACTGGAACCGGGCGACCTGATCTGTCCACTCAAACAGTACTTTTCACCGCAGGGTAACGGCTGCATCACGCTGGCCGACCGGCGGTTGACCGGGCAGCTCAGGATGGATGCGCTCGCCCCTTACTGGTTTACCGTGACAGCACTGGAGGAATGTCCCGTGGCAACATCGTTTGACGATACAATACCTTTTAACGACACAATCCCTTTTAACGACACAACATCTTTTGCCGACACAATACCTTTTGACGGCGCGCCCCCTTTAGAGGCCTACGCCGCCCCCGAAACGCCGCCGCATGCTGGTTTTGCCGCCCCGGACGGCGGAAATCACACCGGCGCGCCGTCGGGCTACGCGCTGCCGCCGCTGACGCTGGCGCTGACCGTGCGCTGCGGCTACCTGACGCTGACGTTACAGGATTTGCAGCAGCTCGCCCCCGGCACGGTGTTGACCCTGCAACAGGCGACGCCCGGCGAAGCCACCCTGTACCACGGCGAACAACCGCTGGCGCTGGGCGAATTGGTGGACGTGGAAGGCCGGCTGGGGTTGCAGATTACCCGCCGTCTTGGCGTGGACGGGGATATATCTTCGGAGTCATTACGATGACCTCGGGCAGCTTCGATCCGGTGATGTTTGCCCTGTTTCTGGGCTCATTGTCGTTGATTCCGCTGATGATGATCGTCTGCACCTGCTTTCTCAAGGTGTCCATGGTACTGATGATCACCCGCAACGCCATCGGGGTACAGCAGGTGCCGCCCAACATGGCGTTGTACGGCATCGCACTCGCCGCCACGCTGTTCGTCATGGCGCCGGTGTTCAGCGACATCAAACAGCGATTTCAGGACACGCCGGTGGATTTCAGCAGCCTCGACGCGCTGGAAAGCAGCGTGACCAAAGGCATCGAACCGTTGCAGAAATTCATGTCGCGCAACACCGATCCGGACATTCTGACTCACCTGCATGAAAACAGCCTGCGCATGTGGCCGGCGTCGATGTCCGAAAAAATCACCACCCAAAACATTCTGCTGGTGCTGCCGGCCTATGTGCTGTCGGAGCTGCAGGCCGGGTTCAAGATCGGTTTTCTGATTTATATCCC is a window of Dickeya solani IPO 2222 DNA encoding:
- a CDS encoding HrpO, giving the protein MPISNAMQPVSAMEEEQPDSSAQELNAVLNQLLPIRRQRLSRAERQLRQAEQTLRQTEAALRTQQAQLEQLRADWQQQRTIFLREALGKTQTLESLKNQLEQEQKHIRQIQAQVLLCTDWQQQYLNRQQQVGQAREAARLCQKAVEKLEFLLTTYQEAI
- the sctV gene encoding type III secretion system export apparatus subunit SctV — encoded protein: MAVLIVWLNRFAMSAMQRSEVVGAVIVMAIVFMMIIPLPTGLIDVLIAFNICISSLLIVLAMYLPKPLAFSTFPAVLLLTTMFRLALSISTTRQILLQQDAGHVVEAFGNFVVGGNLAVGLVIFMILTVVNFLVITKGSERVAEVAARFTLDAMPGKQMSIDSDLRAGLIDAQQARQRRENLAKESQLFGAMDGAMKFVKGDAIASLVIVFINMIGGFAIGVLQNGMAAGDAMHIYSVLTIGDGLIAQIPALLISLTAGMIITRVSADGQKTDNNIGREIAEQLTSQPKAWIISSVGMLGFALLPGMPTLVFLLISLASLGSGLFQLWRVKQSGLQDSLLADDSMPAEQNGYQDLRRFNPTRAYLLQFHTVWQGAAAAAMLVQDIRRLRNRLVYHFGFTLPSFDIEFTPNVPEDEFRFCVYEIPQLRASFGVPLLAVPRGQLPEAMQDDAMMPGLPARDEHHLLWLTPEHPLLQQPELSPWSPDALILSRMENAIHRSGAQFIGLQETKSILAWLEAEQPELAQELQRIMPLSRFASVLQRLASERVPLRSVRPIAEALIEIGQHERDINALTDYVRLELKAQICHQYSQDDSLTVWLLTPETEELLRDALRQTQNETFFALTQEYAATLLGQLRLAFPPMTPPSALILVAQDLRSPLRILLQDEFHHVPVLSFTELESHLSINVAGRIDLQDRVDPFNA
- the sctN gene encoding type III secretion system ATPase SctN, whose protein sequence is MNAQDAIDTRYPRLSRWLQQQQRQLAAYSPVTRQGQIIGISGILLESSLPNARIGDLCLVARDDSSQVLAEIVGFSPENTFLSALGALDGIAQGAVVTPLYQPHCVQVSDALFGSVLDGFGRPLEDGGHSAFVEPGSLNANPIPVIGDAPPATERPRIADPLPTGMRAIDGLLTIGCGQRVGVFAGAGCGKTTLLAELARNTPCDAIVFGLIGERGRELREFLDHELDEQLRSRTVLVCSTSDRSSMERARAAFTATAIAEAFRAAGKQVLLIIDSLTRFARAQREIGLALGEPQGRGGLPPSVYTLLPRLVERAGQTRQGAITALYSVLIEQDSMNDPVADEVRSLIDGHIVLSRRLAERNHYPAIDVLMSLSRTMSNVVEREHTRHANAVRRLMAAYKQVEMLIRLGEYQPGHDAFTDAAVSANDDINRFLQQAMREPQGFDHIQSQLEEVSQYANL
- a CDS encoding FliM/FliN family flagellar motor switch protein; its protein translation is MIPLARTLRPVSQARAALSRQLAAAHRFAFMLDGQRGELRLQLADDAPPGGQESRWRCHAGSLWLDDNAAPLLSLLSACPAMVPGPDDHAEAADWYWTQYNHHLSPALRELFGEIRPASSQPPDSEAHGELTLWLEVIRGDFRVRSRLRISAHTLQRWHSQPGWYAPRYPLPGHLAMRVPLTLADVTLSHEQLTTLEPGDLICPLKQYFSPQGNGCITLADRRLTGQLRMDALAPYWFTVTALEECPVATSFDDTIPFNDTIPFNDTTSFADTIPFDGAPPLEAYAAPETPPHAGFAAPDGGNHTGAPSGYALPPLTLALTVRCGYLTLTLQDLQQLAPGTVLTLQQATPGEATLYHGEQPLALGELVDVEGRLGLQITRRLGVDGDISSESLR
- a CDS encoding type III secretion system HrpP C-terminal domain-containing protein, with protein sequence MTPHLPATQDVSLPTLRPLPHDQEQEFPGYGYDDDAFWEGELSEPEMQFPDASWLPFGPPLAFNFPLSLDAFADAPTQAEPVTPAYWPALESSLTDMPLLRRGEPLSFSLQLPQLGSVDVRMVTLPASGWEVSLRFGKSAYEQLKSQRDACRRSLADTLRAPVRLQFESREDEE
- the sctD gene encoding type III secretion system inner membrane ring subunit SctD; protein product: MFELRVLTGLHRGAALPLSGTSWRIGSADEADMVLYDPGIREQHCLLEKQPDGWLISVLDGPVSDSEGHAAAQSLWLPPGTPFAAGGIWLCVVSADTPWQDEAEETPPDDDLAADDTVIGADVTPPDAATAADTPPAPPPEPTVTRREKARLPLWAKFSYLLLAVLLFMIVGSWMLQETAAMPPAPPPQDNRLPIGTLPQLNSTLQTMLTDRELERLISTSQENDRIVLSGALPPAQHTRLARMLAQFHQRYVTALQIENHTTVKNDQLPFQIVQVTSGPKANVVTSDGRRLFVGDEVDNLRLVSINDSQIEFRGKQQIKVNW
- a CDS encoding RNA polymerase sigma factor; this encodes MEAIALKQMDACQIHTPTNTVDWEQVFRLHGKRLQNFIRKRVSNREDVEDLQQMTYLEVLKNREKFAGASRPETWVFGIALNLVRNHFKQARYRTVDISDDTLDVAEMLSTDIDPSRITECDHLLNRALTASAHLPEETRKMLMMLLDADVSYQDIAEQLNIPIGTVRSRLSRARGYLRQAVDA
- the sctR gene encoding type III secretion system export apparatus subunit SctR, which codes for MTSGSFDPVMFALFLGSLSLIPLMMIVCTCFLKVSMVLMITRNAIGVQQVPPNMALYGIALAATLFVMAPVFSDIKQRFQDTPVDFSSLDALESSVTKGIEPLQKFMSRNTDPDILTHLHENSLRMWPASMSEKITTQNILLVLPAYVLSELQAGFKIGFLIYIPFIVIDLIVSNVLLALGMQMVAPTTLSLPLKMLLFVLVNGWTRLLDGLFYSYL
- the sctW gene encoding type III secretion system gatekeeper subunit SctW; the encoded protein is MISLNNVSSILNTSSTSIANDIDDQEPVSTPVKTSEARPSLDKTLHDAMEEVAASFGEQVERKSKALNRRQISQPQSRMLANIERIEKLTELFHLLENPKHPTLDQQIRQMQALLRQPSPPSVEAIMQAAGGDAARSDIVLRHVLSQAQQQQDASLAQSTSQSLAQLHQEKGPEVRAGLNTAAAISLFSTDPNQKQALRDLYYQRIVHQQSPSALLDALLERFDTQHFAAGLRTLQRALAADIASLAPSISKNVLSKMLSSLNDSRQLSHTLSASQSLLARLASRMPECALGAVDLTRRLIGLSANGAYARDLHNLGREVAGQDAQRQLLFFNGLLPLVNDLPHPLWRDAKNRLTALQLIRSLIGDFAQYEKQQQDETKPMNDRSRNKG
- a CDS encoding PAS domain-containing sensor histidine kinase, producing the protein MLYTPIPPQPHHPDDVPPLELVDFAFSRIKDAIYIVNDMEQFCYANDEACRMLGYSRREFRRLRIQDIDLGCTREETNRHWSDPRCWKRGLTFETRHKTRFGMVLPVEVSVNHFLHKGRKYSMCVVRDIRERKHIEQLAYAREQEFRALVENTPDLITRFDPQLNCQYANPATLAHLRFTAEQLRGRRLTDLLPNARCAQRILQLVQMVVDTESSVEGELEEDIGATETRHRVIHHIRCVPEFDQSGKLTSILTVGRDITAIRYAEKKLEDSHMQLRLLARQREISREEERKHIAREIHDELGQHLTSMRMSLSLMRMQFARDNPHMLTQLQNLMALSDKTIQVVRHVATRLRPNVLDMGLTPALEWLRDDFIRQYRRPCLLRAPEPEVVLNDECATAAFRVVQESLTNIARYAEATQVVISLENCEGLIVLSVRDNGKGFDALTRKPHAFGLMSMKERGRMLGGEVVIESQPGVGTLVRLTFPQDTA